CTGAGGAAAACAAGGATGTTACATCACTTGACTGGAATGTGAGTTTTTTATACTCCTTGTTTTAGGGTGACTTTCGTTGATCTATACTTTTCTGGTGGACTTTCTAAAATTAGACTGCATTGCTTGTAGTTAcatctttaattttcttgttattatttgatCTTGTTTTTATGACTTTTTCTTATACAGAGAGAGGGTACTCTGCTTGCGACAGGTTTTTACGATGGCCAAGCAAGAATCTGGAAACTATCTGGTAAGGGGCATGGAGGAAAAACTTGTTTTGAAGATTGAATGTATAAATTATCAGTGTTTTTCGTGTCTTGTTTTCTCTAACTGACTTTTCATACAGGGGAATTGGTTAGTACTCTTAACAAACATAAAGGGCCAATCATGTCTTTGAAGTGGAACGAGAAAGGTAATTATCTCCTTAGCGGTAGTATTGATACAACTGCCGTTATTTGGAATGTAAAGTCTGGAGAATCAAAGCAGCAATTTGGATTTCATTCAGGTGTTCTGTTGCTTCAATGATTCTTTATAATTTACCTCATATCTGAGCAAGGatagattttgtttttttttgttttgattatgtTCATACGGCCCCATGTAGGTCAATTGCTTGATGTTGCTTGGCGAAACAATGATTCTTTCGCGACCAGCTCTGCTGACAGCATGAAAAATGTTTGTAAAGTTGGAGACAACAAACCAGTCAAAAACTTCTCGACATCAAGTGACGACTGAATCTTAGCATGTTATGCTTGATTCGAACATTGATGTATCCATTGGGAATAGTCTTAAAGGGTTGTTTACTTTGCCATTGCAGAATGAAATCAATGCTATCGATAGGGACCCCTCAGGTTCTTTGGTGGCTTCTTGCTCTGATGATACCACAGTTAAGGTATTTCCTATCTTGTCCTTCTAAAGGTTAGGCGCATGTCACATTTCGAACCGTGCAGCAGACATAAGCTTAGTATTTTTAAATGGGATAAGGTAGAGAGGCGGTGCGGTGTGCCACTGGCCCTCAAGGATTTTGTcaataatttattgtttttgtgCTGATATGGAGCATGATTCCGAGAACATAGCAAAGTATctattttttgttcttatttttctttgttgattCATTTAATCAAATCAGACATTAACTCCTGACTATTATGGTTTTGTTAGGAGATATATACCATCAAATGGAGTCAAACTAGCGCTGGTACAAGCAATCCGAATCAACAGTTGTTGCTGGCAAGGTATGCTATCTATTGCTACGGTCATATTTACAGTATTATTTCACATGTGGTGGTAGCACAAGGTTCTTGATTGAGATTATTGGTTTTGTTTTATTGTGTGTCTATGTAGTGCTTCATTTGACTCTACCGTGAAGCTATGGGATGTTCACCAAGGGCGTCTTCTTCACAGCTTCAACAGTCACAGCGAATGTTAACTAATTATGTCTACTTGGAACGGACACAGGAGATAGTGAGGCACTCTTAATAAATTTACACTTATTTAACTGTCAAATGTTAGGCTCAAGTATTATGGAATTTGTTTACTAGTACTCAGTTGAACTATCAATACGTGTGTAtctttcttttagttcatcaaatcTTTGTATCTTTCTTGTTTAATGTTTTTGGTTTTTACTAAGTCGGTTTTGTTCCATTTTGAATCCAGGGAACCTGTTTACTCTATTGCATTTAGTCCGGATGGTGAGTACTTGGCAAGTGGATCAGTGGACAAATGCATGAATATATGGTCGGTGAAGGAGGCCAAGCTTGTAAGAACTTACAATGGCGATGGCGGCATTTTTGAAGTGTGTTGGAACAAGAAAGGCAACAAGGTTGCAGCTTGTTTCGCAAACAAGAAGGTCTGTGTCTTTGATCTGCGGTTGTAGATCAGGTTGAGGAAGCAATGTGAAACTCTGCCTTTTAGATAACCTTTTTGTTGGTTTCACGTAGTGTCCGGTTAACCAGATTGGGACCCGACTAAATCATTATGGCATTGATCTAAACTTAAAGGATTGTTTAATCTGGTTTGCAAACATATTATGTTGGATTATAATAATATAGTATCTTACTTTAGTTTCATGCATGTTCCTATCttctatatatttaatttatatgaaaacATAAGCAGAagtcttttttt
This DNA window, taken from Solanum lycopersicum chromosome 5, SLM_r2.1, encodes the following:
- the LOC101254489 gene encoding WD40 repeat-containing protein HOS15-like, whose product is MASLTSEFLNFIVFCYLFESGFKHPTFTFGYEDSINRSTTDGHLVPINALINLVQKVIQYLELETNLSNVRHTLLNKPVDSLEAKIVKTYNGDLEQRGLEGESLFRKQERFTHAAFTFGYEAGLNTSTIDGHLVPPGGLDNTDMNEDFKPLEPMDLITKSVDELRKIIKDKNEKAQKRNLGGKVFACAWSPERSLLASGSGYATARIWYIGDGPFNSTIPNVLDLNHLDSQATEENKDVTSLDWNREGTLLATGFYDGQARIWKLSGELVSTLNKHKGPIMSLKWNEKGNYLLSGSIDTTAVIWNVKSGESKQQFGFHSGQLLDVAWRNNDSFATSSADSMKNNEINAIDRDPSGSLVASCSDDTTVKEIYTIKWSQTSAGTSNPNQQLLLAREPVYSIAFSPDGEYLASGSVDKCMNIWSVKEAKLVRTYNGDGGIFEVCWNKKGNKVAACFANKKVCVFDLRL